The Saccharopolyspora gloriosae genome window below encodes:
- a CDS encoding DUF2334 domain-containing protein: protein MGIPMVVSLSGIGDRSLEHCAEFAAELDQRRTPLTLLVAPRPSGSAPPGPDRPAVSWVRARQRRGDALALHGFDHAPSGQRMLPRVASSGPAAAVRGAEFAALPAHEAGLRLHAATAALDRLGLRTELFVPPRWLSSPGTVTALRGRDFQVCADALAVHELATGRVHRARVHALGPGARVEHWWCRALVLGVGRAARRGRMVRLAVDSADLARPGPRRAVLDSIDLALHHGAEPATYESFAGAVVPRQRRAPGMGGRLPNLDPLSS from the coding sequence GTGGGCATCCCGATGGTCGTCTCGTTGTCCGGGATCGGAGATCGGTCCCTGGAGCACTGCGCCGAGTTCGCCGCCGAGCTGGACCAGCGGCGCACGCCGTTGACGTTGCTGGTCGCGCCGCGCCCGAGCGGTTCCGCGCCGCCCGGACCCGACCGGCCCGCCGTGAGCTGGGTGCGGGCCCGGCAGCGTCGCGGGGATGCGCTGGCGCTGCACGGCTTCGACCACGCCCCTTCGGGGCAGCGCATGTTGCCCAGGGTGGCGTCGTCGGGTCCGGCGGCGGCGGTGCGCGGCGCCGAGTTCGCGGCGCTCCCGGCGCACGAGGCGGGGCTGCGGCTGCACGCCGCGACGGCCGCGCTGGACCGGTTGGGCCTGCGCACCGAGCTGTTCGTGCCGCCGCGCTGGTTGTCCTCGCCGGGCACCGTGACGGCGCTGCGCGGACGTGATTTCCAGGTGTGCGCGGACGCGCTGGCGGTGCACGAGCTGGCCACCGGCCGGGTGCACCGGGCTCGGGTGCACGCGTTGGGGCCGGGCGCGCGCGTCGAGCACTGGTGGTGCCGGGCGCTGGTGCTGGGCGTGGGGCGCGCGGCGCGGCGCGGGCGGATGGTGCGGCTCGCGGTGGACTCGGCGGACCTCGCTCGTCCCGGACCGCGGCGGGCCGTGCTGGATTCGATCGATCTTGCGCTGCACCACGGCGCGGAGCCCGCGACGTACGAGTCCTTCGCCGGCGCCGTCGTACCCCGGCAGCGCCGGGCGCCCGGGATGGGCGGGCGGCTGCCGAACCTGGATCCGCTGTCGAGCTGA
- a CDS encoding ABC transporter ATP-binding protein: MSLPLADRTEVLRWLRRTGAAHRREFTLVMLLFGLTTVVGLIGPQLLGRLVDSVSAGTAAWRVDALAGGFLAVLVVHALLARAARLRAAVFGESVLAEVREDVVARALRLPLGTVEDAGTGDLLSRSTADVDRLDFTVREAAPELTAAVLTIALTVVAMLLTSPLLACGMLVAVPLLVAVSRWYFPRAATTISRMLRDWAGVQSSIHETVRGARTIDSLRLTERRRAHNDEVLERAIDGERRHRTLLSVFLPTLELAYVLPIAAILLIGGWSYQAGWAELGTVTTVVLYAATLSAPLAELFAWLEEMQLGHAALTRILGVPDSPPDRAPQDPAPRGAGHDLVLRDVRFSYRAGREVLHGIDLRVPAGERLVIVGPSGAGKSTIGRLIAGVSVPDSGSVAFGDVEITAMPTARTRREVVLLTQEHHVFTASLRDNLSLPEAREWRDAELLDALGTVGAADWAARLPDGLDTIIGSGGHPVPAAVAQQLALARVVLADPHTLVLDEATSLLDGDSSRELERSLSTLLAGRTVIAIAHRLHTARTADRVAVVDGGRVVELGAHRDLLAADGSYAALHRAAFGE; encoded by the coding sequence GTGAGCCTGCCGCTGGCCGACCGGACCGAGGTGCTGCGCTGGCTGCGGCGCACCGGGGCCGCGCACCGCCGCGAGTTCACCCTGGTGATGCTGCTGTTCGGGCTGACCACGGTGGTCGGGCTGATCGGCCCGCAACTGCTCGGGCGGCTCGTCGACTCCGTGTCCGCGGGCACCGCGGCCTGGCGGGTGGACGCGCTCGCGGGCGGTTTCCTCGCGGTGCTGGTGGTGCACGCGCTGCTGGCCCGCGCCGCCCGGCTGCGCGCCGCCGTGTTCGGCGAGTCCGTGCTCGCCGAAGTGCGCGAGGACGTCGTGGCCCGCGCGCTGCGGCTGCCGCTGGGCACCGTGGAGGACGCGGGCACCGGCGACCTGCTCAGCCGCTCCACCGCCGACGTGGACCGGCTCGACTTCACCGTCCGCGAAGCGGCGCCGGAGCTGACGGCGGCGGTGCTCACCATCGCGCTCACCGTCGTCGCGATGCTGCTCACCTCGCCGCTGCTCGCCTGCGGGATGCTCGTCGCGGTGCCGCTGCTGGTGGCCGTGAGCCGGTGGTACTTCCCGCGCGCCGCGACGACGATCAGCCGGATGCTGCGGGACTGGGCCGGGGTGCAGTCCAGCATCCACGAGACGGTGCGCGGCGCCCGCACCATCGACTCGCTGCGGCTCACCGAGCGGCGCCGCGCGCACAACGACGAGGTCCTGGAGCGGGCCATCGACGGCGAGCGGCGGCACCGCACGCTGCTGTCGGTGTTCCTGCCGACGCTGGAACTTGCCTACGTGCTGCCGATCGCGGCGATCCTGCTGATCGGCGGCTGGAGCTACCAGGCGGGCTGGGCGGAGCTCGGCACGGTGACCACGGTCGTGCTGTACGCGGCGACGCTGTCGGCGCCGCTGGCGGAGCTGTTCGCGTGGCTGGAGGAGATGCAGCTGGGCCACGCCGCGCTGACCCGCATCCTCGGCGTGCCGGACTCACCGCCCGACCGCGCCCCGCAGGACCCGGCTCCGCGCGGAGCCGGGCACGACCTGGTGCTGCGCGACGTGCGGTTCTCCTACCGCGCGGGCCGCGAGGTCCTGCACGGCATCGACCTGCGGGTGCCCGCCGGGGAGCGGCTGGTGATCGTCGGGCCGTCCGGGGCGGGCAAGTCCACGATCGGGCGGCTCATCGCCGGGGTCAGCGTCCCCGACTCCGGTTCGGTGGCGTTCGGCGACGTGGAGATCACGGCGATGCCCACCGCCCGCACCCGGCGGGAGGTCGTGCTGCTCACCCAGGAGCACCACGTGTTCACCGCGAGCCTGCGGGACAACCTGTCGCTGCCGGAGGCGCGGGAGTGGCGCGACGCGGAACTGCTCGACGCGCTGGGCACGGTCGGCGCCGCGGACTGGGCGGCCCGGCTGCCGGACGGGCTGGACACCATCATCGGATCCGGCGGCCACCCGGTGCCCGCGGCCGTGGCGCAGCAGCTCGCGCTGGCACGGGTGGTGCTGGCCGACCCGCACACGCTGGTGCTCGACGAGGCGACCTCCCTGCTCGACGGGGACAGCTCGCGGGAGCTGGAACGATCGCTGTCGACGCTGCTGGCGGGCCGCACGGTGATCGCCATCGCGCACCGGCTGCACACCGCGCGCACCGCCGACCGGGTCGCGGTCGTCGACGGCGGGCGCGTCGTGGAACTCGGCGCGCACCGGGACCTGCTGGCCGCCGACGGGTCCTACGCGGCGCTGCACCGCGCCGCTTTCGGGGAGTAG
- a CDS encoding ABC transporter transmembrane domain-containing protein, giving the protein MTPDARGPVRFLWSLLRDRPGLLVLAPLTGSAWLLSTAVLPLVIGRALDAGIAGRDGSALLGWVLVVLGLGLVQALGAAALGWTAHTLWLHGAGSAERAVLHHVAGLGGTLTRRVRTGEVVAVGSSDIYQVGKAFEVLARLTGAVVAFLVAAAALITISPLMGAVALIGVPLATLGIGPLLRPLRRREEAQRENLTGLSTLAADIVSGLRILRGVGGEARFHARFVAASREVRDAGIAAGRITAWLAGAEILLPGLVTVLVTWLGARMALSGTISVGELVAFYGVSSFLVIPVRTATEAASTFAAAVVAANRACGLLRLRPEPADPPEPRALPLGPLALVDERTGARAEAGALTAIDAGGDGEALAERLARHTADGRVHAGDVPLDEVAIGALRERIVLAHNQDLLFAGPVRAGLDLGSAVLVETALHAADAEDVLDALPADGALTEQARSLSGGQRQRLLLARALCSDADVLVLDEPTSAVDAHTEARIVRRVRDLRKGRTTIVLTQSPLWHATADRALRVTGGAR; this is encoded by the coding sequence ATGACTCCCGACGCGCGCGGCCCGGTCCGCTTCCTGTGGTCGCTGCTGCGCGACCGGCCCGGACTGCTCGTGCTCGCGCCGCTGACCGGATCGGCGTGGCTGCTGTCGACCGCGGTGCTGCCGCTGGTCATCGGCCGGGCGCTGGACGCGGGCATCGCGGGCCGGGACGGTTCGGCGCTGCTCGGGTGGGTGCTGGTGGTGCTGGGGCTCGGACTCGTCCAGGCGCTGGGCGCGGCGGCGCTCGGGTGGACGGCGCACACGCTGTGGCTGCACGGCGCGGGCAGCGCGGAACGCGCGGTGCTGCACCACGTGGCGGGGCTCGGCGGCACGCTCACCCGGCGGGTCCGCACCGGTGAGGTCGTGGCCGTCGGCTCCTCCGACATCTACCAGGTGGGCAAGGCGTTCGAAGTGCTCGCCAGGCTCACCGGCGCCGTCGTCGCCTTCCTGGTCGCCGCCGCCGCGCTGATCACGATCTCCCCGCTGATGGGCGCGGTCGCGCTGATCGGGGTGCCGCTGGCGACGCTGGGCATCGGCCCGCTGCTGCGCCCGCTGCGCCGGCGCGAAGAGGCCCAGCGCGAGAACCTGACCGGCCTCAGCACGCTGGCCGCGGACATCGTCTCCGGCCTGCGCATCCTGCGCGGCGTCGGCGGCGAAGCCCGGTTCCACGCCCGGTTCGTCGCCGCGAGCCGCGAGGTGCGCGACGCGGGAATCGCCGCCGGGCGGATCACCGCGTGGCTGGCGGGCGCCGAGATCCTGCTGCCCGGACTGGTGACGGTGCTCGTCACCTGGCTGGGCGCGCGGATGGCGCTGAGCGGGACGATCAGCGTCGGCGAACTCGTCGCGTTCTACGGCGTGTCCAGCTTCCTGGTGATCCCGGTGCGCACGGCCACCGAGGCGGCGAGCACCTTCGCCGCCGCCGTGGTCGCGGCGAACCGGGCGTGCGGGCTGCTTCGGCTGCGCCCGGAACCCGCCGACCCGCCGGAGCCGCGCGCGCTGCCCCTCGGGCCGCTCGCCCTGGTCGACGAGCGCACCGGCGCCCGCGCCGAAGCGGGCGCGCTCACCGCCATCGACGCGGGCGGGGACGGGGAGGCGCTGGCGGAACGGCTCGCCCGGCACACCGCCGACGGCCGGGTGCACGCCGGGGACGTCCCGCTCGACGAGGTCGCGATCGGCGCGCTGCGGGAGCGGATCGTGCTGGCGCACAACCAGGACCTGCTGTTCGCCGGGCCGGTCCGCGCCGGGCTCGACCTGGGGTCCGCGGTGCTGGTCGAGACCGCGCTGCACGCCGCCGACGCCGAGGACGTGCTCGACGCGCTGCCCGCCGACGGCGCCCTCACCGAGCAGGCCCGCTCGCTGTCCGGCGGGCAGCGCCAGCGGCTGCTGCTGGCGCGCGCGTTGTGCAGCGACGCCGACGTGCTCGTGCTCGACGAACCGACCTCCGCCGTCGACGCGCACACCGAGGCGCGGATCGTGCGCCGAGTCCGGGACCTGCGCAAAGGTCGCACCACGATCGTGCTCACCCAGAGCCCGCTGTGGCACGCGACGGCCGACCGCGCGCTGCGCGTGACAGGAGGTGCGCGGTGA
- a CDS encoding phosphoribosylaminoimidazolesuccinocarboxamide synthase — protein MVALSDYPQIAAGKVRQLHAVDDEHLLMVASDRISAYDHVLDTPIPDKGRVLTAMSVFWFDLLADVVPNHVVSADDPRIPAEVRGRALLVRRLEMLPVECVARGYLTGSGLVDYRATGAVCGVELPGGLTEASKLPEPIFTPATKAELGAHDENVSFDAVAAQVGRERAEQLRELTLRVYARAAEHAESRGVILADTKFEFGLGADGLVLGDEVLTPDSSRFWPADGHEPGRVQPSFDKQYVRNWLTSPESGWDRASDAPPPPLPEDVVAATRARYVEAYEWISGRDLADWPSPA, from the coding sequence GTGGTCGCACTCTCCGATTACCCGCAGATCGCCGCGGGCAAGGTTCGCCAGCTGCACGCCGTGGACGACGAGCACCTGCTGATGGTGGCGTCGGACCGCATTTCGGCCTACGACCACGTGCTGGACACGCCGATCCCCGACAAGGGCCGGGTGCTCACGGCGATGAGCGTGTTCTGGTTCGACCTGCTCGCCGACGTGGTGCCGAATCACGTGGTGTCCGCCGACGACCCGCGGATCCCCGCCGAGGTGCGCGGTCGCGCGCTGCTGGTGCGCAGGCTGGAGATGCTGCCGGTGGAGTGCGTCGCGCGCGGCTACCTCACCGGGTCCGGCCTGGTCGACTACCGCGCCACGGGCGCGGTGTGCGGCGTCGAGCTGCCGGGCGGTCTGACGGAGGCCTCGAAGCTGCCGGAGCCGATCTTCACCCCGGCGACGAAGGCGGAGCTGGGCGCGCACGACGAGAACGTCAGCTTCGACGCCGTCGCCGCCCAGGTCGGCCGGGAGCGCGCCGAGCAGCTGCGGGAACTGACCTTGCGGGTGTACGCGCGGGCCGCGGAGCACGCGGAGAGCCGCGGCGTGATCCTCGCCGACACCAAGTTCGAGTTCGGCCTCGGCGCGGACGGCCTGGTGCTGGGCGATGAGGTGCTCACCCCGGATTCCTCGCGGTTCTGGCCCGCCGACGGCCACGAGCCGGGCCGGGTGCAGCCGTCGTTCGACAAGCAGTACGTGCGGAACTGGCTGACGTCGCCGGAATCCGGGTGGGACCGCGCGTCGGACGCGCCCCCGCCGCCGCTGCCGGAGGACGTCGTCGCCGCCACCCGAGCCCGCTACGTCGAGGCCTACGAGTGGATCTCCGGCCGCGACCTCGCCGACTGGCCGTCCCCAGCCTGA
- a CDS encoding TetR/AcrR family transcriptional regulator yields MTAATPKGERRRQALVEAAVELLSEGGLEAVRHRAVAERAGLPLASTTYYFTSLDDLVAAAVEHEGRAELATGRARLDELADELRTVDVVTDLLLDLLLGHESREGGTKPVLLRYERLVGSPRRPYLAPLMRELSGELHELLSEILARSGMPVDGERLLELIALVDGAVVNALIESDPDPRAAARRMLRRKLA; encoded by the coding sequence ATGACAGCGGCGACCCCGAAGGGCGAGCGCCGCCGCCAGGCCCTGGTCGAGGCGGCGGTGGAGTTGCTCTCCGAAGGCGGCCTCGAAGCGGTGCGCCACCGGGCCGTGGCGGAGCGGGCCGGGCTGCCCCTCGCCTCGACGACCTACTACTTCACCTCGCTCGACGACCTCGTCGCGGCGGCGGTGGAGCACGAGGGCCGGGCCGAGCTCGCCACCGGCCGCGCCCGGCTCGACGAGCTCGCCGACGAGCTGCGCACGGTGGACGTGGTGACCGACCTGCTGCTGGACCTGCTGCTCGGGCACGAGTCCCGGGAAGGCGGGACGAAGCCGGTGCTGCTGCGCTACGAACGGCTCGTGGGCTCGCCGCGGCGGCCGTACCTGGCGCCGCTGATGCGGGAGCTCAGCGGTGAGCTGCACGAACTGCTCTCCGAGATCCTCGCCCGCAGCGGCATGCCCGTCGACGGGGAACGCCTGCTGGAGCTGATCGCGCTCGTGGACGGCGCCGTGGTGAACGCCCTCATCGAGAGCGACCCGGACCCCCGCGCCGCGGCCCGCCGCATGCTCCGCCGCAAACTCGCCTGA
- a CDS encoding MBL fold metallo-hydrolase, translated as MQITHFGHACVLVDTGRARLLIDPGAFSQGFEDVRDLDAVLITHQHFDHYDADRLPGLLDDNPDARLITDPSTVGILAEKGFQPETARPGDAFELGGSAVNVVGGQHAVIHPDIPVIDNIGLLVDHGGFYHPGDSFHVPEQRIDVLGLPTGAPWLKLSEAVDFLRAVSPRVAVPIHEAVLASPAMHYGMFEQLGPQGTDVAVLDRAAATSL; from the coding sequence ATGCAGATCACTCACTTCGGACACGCGTGCGTGCTGGTGGACACCGGCCGAGCCCGCCTGCTGATCGACCCCGGCGCCTTCTCCCAGGGGTTCGAGGACGTGCGGGACCTGGACGCCGTGCTCATCACGCACCAGCACTTCGACCACTACGACGCCGACCGGCTGCCCGGCCTGCTCGACGACAACCCGGACGCGCGGCTCATCACCGACCCGTCCACGGTGGGGATCCTCGCCGAGAAGGGCTTCCAGCCGGAGACCGCGCGCCCCGGTGACGCGTTCGAGCTGGGCGGCTCCGCCGTGAACGTCGTCGGCGGGCAGCACGCCGTGATCCACCCCGACATCCCGGTCATCGACAACATCGGCCTGCTCGTCGATCACGGCGGCTTCTACCACCCCGGCGACTCGTTCCACGTGCCCGAGCAGCGGATCGACGTGCTGGGCCTGCCGACCGGGGCGCCGTGGCTGAAGCTCTCGGAGGCCGTGGACTTCCTGCGCGCCGTGAGCCCTCGCGTCGCGGTGCCGATCCACGAAGCGGTGCTGGCCTCGCCCGCCATGCACTACGGGATGTTCGAGCAGCTCGGGCCGCAGGGCACCGACGTCGCGGTGCTGGACCGCGCGGCGGCGACCTCGCTGTGA
- a CDS encoding NAD-dependent epimerase/dehydratase family protein, whose protein sequence is MKMLILGGTLFLSREVAATAVHRGHDVTCAARGTSGTVPAGAALVPVDRDDPGGLRELAGERFDSVVDVATMSLPWVARALAAFGAGTAHWTFVSSINVYTDTETPGRSTDADLLAPLEVVEPGTDPVTAYGGTKVACEDAVRAALGDRAFLVRPGLITGPGDVKDRFGYWVNRISRGGRIPVPPREQPIQHIDVRDLADWIVLAAETGLTGTFDGIAPVTDLGSLLDGIAAAVAPPGTDFVPVDAAALDAAGVARWAGPDSFPLWAPATHHGFVSRDAAPSLAAGLRIRPLGDTARAALETERALGFDRPREAGLSTATEAALLRRRGAGNAPPPPPPPPLTGPDHLSLILPFQVSAVVGRCPVSGEAAEQRPPEQADHRRVLSVLLARTAFSLVAEPLGKKIPQREER, encoded by the coding sequence ATGAAAATGCTGATTCTGGGCGGCACGCTATTCCTCTCCCGCGAAGTGGCGGCGACGGCCGTGCACCGCGGCCACGACGTGACCTGCGCCGCGCGCGGCACCAGCGGAACGGTCCCGGCCGGTGCCGCGCTGGTCCCCGTCGACCGGGACGATCCCGGCGGGCTGCGCGAACTCGCCGGGGAACGCTTCGACTCGGTCGTCGACGTCGCCACCATGTCGCTGCCCTGGGTGGCGCGGGCGCTGGCGGCGTTCGGCGCGGGCACCGCGCACTGGACCTTCGTGTCCTCCATCAACGTCTACACGGACACCGAGACGCCCGGCCGGAGCACGGACGCCGACCTGCTGGCACCGCTGGAAGTGGTCGAGCCCGGCACCGACCCGGTCACCGCTTACGGCGGGACCAAGGTGGCCTGCGAGGACGCGGTGCGCGCCGCCCTCGGCGATCGGGCGTTCCTCGTGCGCCCCGGGCTGATCACCGGGCCCGGCGACGTCAAGGACCGCTTCGGGTACTGGGTGAACCGGATCAGCCGCGGCGGTCGCATCCCGGTACCGCCGCGCGAGCAGCCGATCCAGCACATCGACGTGCGCGACCTCGCCGACTGGATCGTGCTGGCCGCCGAAACCGGCCTGACCGGCACCTTCGACGGCATCGCGCCCGTCACCGACCTCGGCTCCCTGCTCGACGGGATCGCCGCGGCCGTCGCGCCGCCCGGCACCGATTTCGTGCCGGTCGACGCCGCGGCGCTGGACGCGGCGGGCGTCGCGCGCTGGGCCGGGCCGGACTCCTTCCCGCTGTGGGCCCCGGCGACGCACCACGGCTTCGTCAGCCGCGACGCCGCGCCCTCGCTCGCCGCCGGGCTGCGGATCAGACCGCTCGGCGACACCGCCCGCGCGGCGCTGGAAACCGAACGCGCGCTGGGGTTCGACCGGCCGCGCGAAGCCGGGCTCAGCACGGCGACCGAGGCCGCGCTGCTGCGAAGACGAGGCGCGGGCAACGCCCCCCCCCCCCCCCCCCCCCCCCCGCTGACGGGCCCCGACCACCTGTCTTTGATCTTGCCCTTCCAGGTGAGCGCGGTCGTCGGTCGTTGTCCTGTCAGCGGCGAAGCCGCTGAGCAGCGACCACCAGAGCAGGCCGACCACCGGCGGGTTCTCAGCGTTCTTCTCGCGAGGACAGCTTTTTCCCTCGTGGCGGAGCCACTCGGGAAAAAGATCCCGCAGCGAGAAGAACGCTGA
- the purB gene encoding adenylosuccinate lyase codes for MTVKPHLPNVLAHRYASPELVELWSPQHKVVLERQLWLAVLRAQADLGVDVPDGAVADYERVIDQVDLDSIAERERQTRHDVKARIEEFNALAGHEHVHKGMTSRDLTENVEQLQVRRSLEHVRDRVVAVLARLARLAAEHGELVVAGRSHNVAAQATTLGKRFATAADELLVAFGRVEELLARYPLRGVKGPVGTSQDMLDLLGDAGKLAELEDRVAEHLGFGKVLTSVGQVYPRSLDFEVLTALSQLAAAPSSVAKTIRLMAGHELVTEGFQPGQVGSSAMPHKMNTRSCERVNGLSVVLRGYVSMGGELAGDQWNEGDVSCSVVRRIALPDAFFAFDGLLETFLTVLDEFGAYPAVVARELDRYLPFLATTKVLMAAVRAGVGRETAHEAIKENAVAVALAMREQGVERNDLLARLAADDRLPLDEAALEELLADRLSFTGAAADQVHAVVAAVDDVVARYPEAAKYAPSPIL; via the coding sequence GTGACGGTCAAGCCCCACCTCCCGAACGTGCTCGCCCACCGCTACGCCTCGCCGGAGCTGGTCGAGCTGTGGTCCCCGCAGCACAAGGTCGTGCTGGAACGCCAGCTGTGGCTGGCGGTGCTGCGCGCCCAGGCCGACCTCGGCGTCGACGTGCCGGACGGCGCGGTCGCCGACTACGAGCGCGTGATCGACCAGGTCGACCTGGACTCGATCGCCGAGCGCGAGCGCCAGACCCGGCACGACGTGAAGGCCCGCATCGAGGAGTTCAACGCCCTCGCCGGTCACGAGCACGTGCACAAGGGCATGACCTCCCGGGACCTCACCGAGAACGTCGAGCAGCTGCAGGTCCGCCGCAGCCTGGAGCACGTGCGCGACCGCGTGGTCGCCGTGCTGGCCCGGCTCGCGCGCTTGGCGGCCGAGCACGGCGAGCTCGTCGTGGCGGGCCGTTCGCACAACGTCGCGGCGCAGGCCACGACGCTGGGCAAGCGCTTCGCGACGGCCGCCGACGAGCTGCTCGTCGCGTTCGGCCGGGTCGAGGAGCTGCTGGCGCGCTACCCGCTGCGCGGTGTGAAGGGCCCGGTCGGCACCTCGCAGGACATGCTGGACCTGCTCGGTGACGCCGGGAAGCTCGCCGAGCTGGAAGACCGCGTCGCCGAGCACCTCGGGTTCGGGAAGGTCCTCACCAGCGTCGGGCAGGTGTACCCGCGGTCGCTGGACTTCGAGGTGCTGACCGCGCTGTCGCAGCTGGCGGCGGCGCCGTCCTCGGTGGCGAAGACGATCCGGCTGATGGCGGGCCACGAACTGGTCACCGAGGGCTTCCAGCCCGGCCAGGTCGGTTCGAGCGCGATGCCGCACAAGATGAACACCCGTTCCTGCGAGCGCGTCAACGGCCTGTCCGTGGTGCTGCGCGGGTACGTGTCGATGGGCGGCGAGCTGGCCGGGGACCAGTGGAACGAGGGCGACGTGTCCTGCTCGGTGGTGCGCCGCATCGCGCTGCCGGACGCGTTCTTCGCGTTCGACGGGCTGCTGGAGACGTTCCTGACGGTGCTCGACGAGTTCGGCGCCTACCCGGCCGTGGTCGCCCGCGAGCTGGACCGCTACCTGCCGTTCCTGGCGACGACGAAGGTGCTGATGGCGGCCGTGCGCGCCGGCGTGGGCCGCGAGACGGCGCACGAGGCGATCAAGGAGAACGCCGTCGCGGTGGCGCTGGCCATGCGCGAGCAGGGCGTCGAGCGCAACGACCTGCTGGCCCGGCTCGCCGCCGACGACCGGCTGCCCCTGGACGAGGCGGCCCTGGAGGAACTGCTCGCCGACCGCCTGTCGTTCACGGGTGCGGCCGCTGATCAGGTCCACGCCGTCGTCGCGGCTGTGGATGACGTCGTGGCTCGGTACCCCGAAGCCGCGAAGTACGCTCCTTCGCCGATTCTCTGA